A section of the Blastocatellia bacterium genome encodes:
- a CDS encoding secondary thiamine-phosphate synthase enzyme YjbQ, with product MKSYRKELWFNVPTRRAFINLTPQVEQCLRDSGIKEGLALVNAMHITASVFINDDESGLHEDYDRWLEELAPHEPLGRYRHNLTGEDNGDAHLKRQVMGREVVVAITEGRLDFGPWEQIFYGEFDGGRRKRVLVKIIGE from the coding sequence ATGAAGAGCTATCGCAAAGAACTCTGGTTCAATGTGCCCACGCGACGCGCCTTCATCAATCTGACGCCGCAGGTCGAACAGTGCCTGCGCGACAGCGGCATCAAGGAAGGGTTGGCGCTGGTCAATGCCATGCACATCACCGCCTCGGTCTTCATCAACGATGACGAATCGGGGCTGCACGAAGATTACGACCGCTGGCTCGAAGAACTGGCGCCGCACGAGCCGTTGGGCCGCTATCGGCACAACCTGACGGGCGAAGACAACGGCGACGCGCACCTCAAGCGGCAGGTGATGGGCCGCGAAGTCGTCGTCGCCATCACTGAAGGCCGGCTTGACTTCGGTCCGTGGGAGCAGATCTTTTACGGCGAATTCGACGGCGGGCGGCGCAAGCGCGTGCTGGTCAAGATCATCGGCGAATGA
- a CDS encoding tetratricopeptide repeat protein, translated as MKRLDSPTHQPARRGHTLYAVVRLAGLGVCVVFISIGAAAMPHQPATAPQAETAALLRQAVGLLQAGRLDEAEPLVRRALSAAPQNPDAHNLLGAILDQRGRPAEAEREYREALRLNPHSITAQANLGVLYARSHRNEQAIQAFESVLRAAPDHPQATANLGVLYAARGDNERALPLLERANAQRPDQYEIVINLGVVYYRLQRLDEAARLLRSAALLAPNAAEPLYYLGLTAAARGTTDAAIALWQQALEKRADFADASFMIGEGLRQTRGAAAAKAYYERALNADATKFAYYARLGGVDLLLDQGEAALDLFERAARRFPDIAEAHYFLGVAARRQGLFDKAEAALRRSLALKPDNADALAQLGYIVGQQDRLSEAEPLLRRAIALGSRHIYAHYNLGRYLVKLRRYGEAEQVLERAATMSRDCPEVHYQLFLIYARLKRQDDAAREQAIFKELQAEGLTRQKDQTCEPDNRNLPSAFEGKPATGNQ; from the coding sequence ATGAAGAGACTCGATTCACCAACGCACCAACCCGCAAGGCGCGGCCATACGCTGTACGCTGTCGTGCGCCTTGCCGGGCTCGGCGTTTGTGTCGTCTTCATTTCAATAGGTGCTGCCGCGATGCCGCATCAGCCGGCGACCGCGCCGCAAGCTGAAACGGCGGCGTTGCTGCGCCAGGCGGTCGGCCTATTGCAAGCGGGCCGCCTCGACGAAGCCGAGCCGCTGGTGCGCCGCGCGCTCAGCGCCGCGCCGCAAAATCCCGACGCCCATAACTTGCTCGGCGCCATTCTCGATCAGCGCGGACGCCCGGCGGAAGCCGAGCGCGAATACCGCGAAGCCCTGCGGCTCAACCCTCACTCGATCACCGCGCAAGCCAATCTCGGCGTTCTCTACGCCCGCAGCCATCGCAATGAGCAAGCCATTCAAGCCTTTGAAAGCGTGTTGCGCGCCGCGCCCGATCACCCGCAGGCGACGGCGAATTTGGGCGTGCTCTATGCGGCGCGCGGCGACAACGAGCGCGCCTTGCCGCTGCTCGAACGCGCCAACGCGCAACGGCCCGACCAGTACGAAATCGTCATTAATCTCGGCGTCGTTTATTACCGCTTGCAGCGCCTCGATGAAGCCGCGCGCCTCTTGCGGTCAGCCGCTTTGCTTGCGCCCAATGCCGCCGAGCCGCTTTACTACCTCGGTCTGACGGCGGCGGCGCGCGGCACGACTGACGCGGCCATTGCGCTCTGGCAACAGGCATTAGAGAAGCGCGCGGACTTTGCCGACGCCAGCTTCATGATTGGCGAAGGCTTGCGACAGACGCGCGGCGCGGCGGCGGCAAAAGCCTACTACGAACGGGCGCTCAACGCCGACGCGACGAAGTTCGCCTACTACGCGCGATTGGGCGGCGTTGACTTGCTCCTCGATCAAGGCGAAGCGGCGCTCGACCTATTCGAGCGCGCCGCCCGGCGCTTCCCCGACATCGCCGAAGCGCATTACTTCCTCGGCGTCGCGGCGCGTCGCCAGGGCCTGTTTGATAAAGCCGAAGCGGCGCTGCGCCGGTCGCTGGCGCTCAAGCCGGATAATGCCGACGCGCTGGCGCAACTCGGCTACATCGTCGGCCAGCAGGATCGTCTGAGTGAAGCCGAGCCATTGCTGCGCCGCGCCATCGCGCTCGGCAGCCGTCACATCTATGCGCACTATAATCTCGGTCGCTACCTGGTGAAGCTGCGCCGATACGGCGAAGCCGAACAGGTGCTCGAACGCGCCGCGACGATGAGCCGTGACTGTCCCGAAGTTCACTATCAACTCTTTCTCATCTACGCGCGGCTCAAGCGCCAGGACGACGCCGCGCGCGAGCAAGCCATTTTCAAAGAGCTGCAAGCCGAAGGCTTGACCCGCCAAAAAGATCAAACGTGCGAGCCGGACAACCGCAACCTGCCATCAGCTTTTGAAGGCAAACCCGCCACCGGCAATCAATGA
- a CDS encoding glycoside hydrolase family 3 N-terminal domain-containing protein: MKFAKSKSLAAALLLIVSISPSLPSLAAPPDHIEERISKLLAQMTLEEKLGQLQILDGEADGKYRPEHLEMVRQGRLGSTLNVRGAKRVNELQRVAVEQSRLKIPLLFGFDVIHGYRTIFPISLGEVASWDPASVERGASVAAAESAAAGVRWTFAPMVDVARDARWGRISEGAGEDPYLGAVMARARVLGFQGKDYSDPAKVVACAKHWVAYGAAESGRDYNTTDVSEWTLREVYFPPFKAAVDAGVGTFMSAFNDLNGVPTSANPFTLTRVLRDEWKFDGFVVSDYESVRELMNHGIAATEADAAQQGLNAGVDMEMVSRLYNKHVAALLKEGKVSMRTIDEAVRRILRVKFRLGLFEHPYADEGREASVIFSAENRAAAREVAARSMVLLKNEREVLPLNKAARQLAVIGPLADSQRDMIGSWSGDGRAEDAVTLIEGIRAKVTPQTKVVYARGCDFTGDSSDGISEAVRVANESDAVVLAIGESADMSGEARSRSSLDLPGRQLDLARAIQATGKPVVVVLMNGRPMSINWLADNVPAIVETWFAGSQAGNAIADVLFGDVNPGGKLPVTFPRAVGQVPLYYNHMSTGRPPDPNNPYTSKYIDVPWTPLYPFGYGLSYTQFRFSNLQLSAPRIRADGSLKVSVEVENIGKRVGDEVAQLYIRDVAGSRTRPVKELKGFERITLKPGERRRVEFTLTPAHLGFYNRDMKFVVEPGAFKIWVGADSASGLESSFEVVE; the protein is encoded by the coding sequence ATGAAGTTCGCGAAATCGAAGAGCCTCGCAGCGGCTCTGTTATTGATTGTCTCGATCAGCCCTTCCCTGCCTTCGCTGGCCGCGCCGCCCGACCACATCGAAGAGCGCATCAGCAAGCTGCTGGCACAGATGACCCTCGAAGAGAAGCTCGGCCAGTTGCAAATTCTCGACGGCGAGGCCGACGGCAAATACCGCCCGGAGCACCTGGAGATGGTGCGCCAGGGGCGGCTCGGCTCGACGCTCAATGTGCGCGGCGCAAAGCGCGTCAACGAATTGCAGCGCGTTGCGGTCGAGCAATCGCGGCTGAAGATTCCGCTGCTCTTTGGCTTCGATGTGATTCACGGCTACCGCACCATCTTTCCCATCTCGCTCGGCGAAGTCGCGAGCTGGGACCCGGCCTCAGTCGAGCGCGGCGCTTCCGTCGCGGCGGCAGAGTCGGCGGCGGCGGGCGTGCGTTGGACGTTCGCGCCGATGGTTGATGTCGCCCGCGATGCGCGCTGGGGCCGCATCAGCGAAGGCGCCGGCGAAGACCCTTACCTCGGCGCGGTGATGGCGCGCGCCCGCGTGCTCGGCTTTCAAGGAAAGGATTACAGCGACCCGGCGAAGGTCGTCGCCTGCGCCAAGCACTGGGTCGCCTACGGCGCGGCGGAAAGTGGCCGCGATTACAATACCACAGACGTTTCGGAATGGACGCTGCGCGAAGTCTACTTTCCGCCGTTCAAGGCCGCGGTTGATGCGGGCGTCGGCACCTTCATGAGCGCCTTCAACGATCTGAACGGCGTGCCGACTTCGGCCAACCCGTTCACGCTCACCCGCGTTTTGCGCGACGAGTGGAAGTTCGATGGCTTCGTCGTCAGCGATTACGAGTCGGTGCGCGAGCTGATGAATCATGGCATCGCCGCCACCGAAGCCGACGCCGCGCAACAGGGGTTGAACGCCGGCGTTGATATGGAGATGGTCAGCCGCCTCTACAACAAGCACGTCGCCGCGCTGCTTAAAGAAGGCAAAGTCTCGATGCGGACGATTGACGAAGCGGTGCGGCGCATCCTGCGCGTCAAATTCCGGCTCGGCCTGTTCGAGCATCCTTATGCCGACGAGGGGCGCGAGGCTTCGGTGATCTTCAGCGCAGAGAACCGCGCCGCGGCGCGTGAGGTCGCAGCGCGCTCAATGGTGCTGTTGAAGAATGAGCGCGAAGTCTTGCCGCTCAACAAAGCGGCGCGGCAGCTCGCCGTCATCGGCCCGCTCGCCGACAGCCAGCGCGATATGATCGGCTCGTGGTCGGGCGACGGTCGCGCCGAAGACGCCGTGACCTTGATCGAAGGCATTCGCGCCAAAGTCACGCCGCAAACCAAAGTCGTTTATGCCAGAGGCTGCGACTTCACCGGCGACAGCAGCGACGGCATCAGCGAGGCCGTGCGCGTCGCCAATGAATCCGACGCCGTGGTGCTGGCCATTGGCGAAAGCGCCGACATGAGCGGCGAAGCGCGCTCGCGCTCGTCACTTGATCTGCCGGGCCGCCAGCTCGACCTGGCCCGAGCGATTCAAGCGACCGGCAAGCCTGTCGTCGTCGTGCTGATGAATGGCCGCCCGATGTCGATCAACTGGCTGGCCGACAATGTGCCGGCGATTGTTGAAACATGGTTCGCCGGCTCGCAGGCGGGCAACGCGATTGCCGATGTCTTGTTCGGCGACGTGAATCCCGGCGGCAAGCTGCCCGTAACCTTCCCGCGCGCTGTCGGACAGGTGCCGCTTTACTACAACCATATGAGCACGGGCCGCCCGCCCGACCCGAACAATCCCTACACGTCGAAGTACATCGATGTGCCGTGGACGCCGCTCTACCCATTCGGCTATGGCTTGAGCTACACGCAGTTTCGCTTCTCGAACCTGCAACTGAGCGCGCCGCGCATCCGAGCCGATGGCAGCCTGAAGGTGAGCGTCGAAGTCGAAAACATCGGCAAGCGCGTTGGTGACGAAGTCGCGCAGCTTTACATCCGCGACGTGGCCGGAAGCCGCACGCGGCCTGTGAAAGAGTTGAAAGGGTTCGAGCGCATCACTCTGAAACCGGGCGAGCGGCGGCGCGTCGAGTTCACGCTGACGCCGGCGCACCTTGGGTTTTATAACCGTGACATGAAATTCGTCGTCGAGCCGGGCGCCTTCAAAATCTGGGTCGGCGCGGATTCGGCGAGCGGCCTTGAATCGAGCTTTGAAGTCGTCGAATAA
- a CDS encoding glucoamylase family protein, which produces MNGHSILITHLTIALKRALSFAGRPVVGLFIITLMVASATSQVKRPIASGRLAAQDEAFLEDLSRRAFLYFWEQSNPQTGLVLDRSKTDGSPSDENHRTIASIASTGFGLTALCIAAERRWIDPAQARQRVAATLRFFAERATHEHGWFYHWMDVGSGERRWQSEISSIDTALLLGGALTARGYYQKDAEIKRLATAIYERVDFRWMLAGHPLLLSHGWKPESGFLNSRWTDYSEETMLYLLAIGSVTHPISKDAWYAWRRDWITFEGYRYAASAAPLFIHQYSHAWVDYRGRRDRTPSGIDYFENSVTATRAHRLFCMKLAKEFPGYSGVIWGITASDSAKGYVAWGGPPRDPAIDGTVVPCAAAGSLMFTPEISLPALRTMKDKFGERIYGRYGFTDAFNPNNGWVNPDVIGIDVGITLLSAENLRSRNVWRWFMRNPEVERAMKIVGLQPYK; this is translated from the coding sequence ATGAACGGCCATTCGATTCTCATCACTCATCTCACAATAGCATTGAAGCGCGCCCTAAGCTTCGCAGGCCGCCCGGTTGTTGGTTTATTCATCATCACGCTGATGGTCGCCAGCGCCACTTCGCAGGTTAAGCGCCCGATTGCTTCGGGCAGATTAGCGGCGCAGGACGAAGCGTTTCTGGAAGACCTGTCGCGCCGCGCCTTCCTCTATTTCTGGGAGCAATCCAATCCACAGACAGGGCTGGTGCTGGATCGCTCGAAGACCGACGGCTCGCCCTCGGACGAAAACCACCGCACGATTGCCAGCATCGCTTCGACCGGCTTCGGCCTGACGGCGCTCTGCATCGCCGCCGAGCGGCGCTGGATCGATCCGGCACAAGCGCGCCAGCGCGTGGCGGCGACCTTGCGCTTCTTTGCCGAGCGCGCCACCCACGAGCACGGCTGGTTCTATCACTGGATGGACGTAGGCAGTGGCGAACGCCGATGGCAAAGCGAAATCTCTTCGATAGACACCGCCCTGTTGCTCGGCGGCGCGCTGACGGCGCGCGGCTATTATCAGAAGGATGCCGAGATCAAGCGGCTGGCGACGGCGATCTATGAGCGCGTTGATTTCCGCTGGATGCTCGCGGGTCACCCCTTGCTGCTCAGTCATGGGTGGAAGCCGGAAAGCGGATTCCTTAACAGCCGATGGACGGATTACAGCGAAGAGACCATGCTTTATCTGCTCGCCATCGGATCAGTGACGCACCCGATCAGCAAAGACGCGTGGTACGCCTGGCGGCGCGATTGGATCACCTTCGAAGGCTACCGTTATGCGGCGAGCGCCGCGCCGCTGTTCATCCATCAATACTCGCACGCCTGGGTTGATTATCGCGGGCGGCGCGACCGCACGCCGTCGGGCATAGATTACTTTGAAAACTCGGTGACGGCGACGCGGGCGCATCGTTTGTTCTGCATGAAACTGGCGAAAGAGTTTCCCGGCTATTCGGGCGTCATCTGGGGCATCACGGCGAGCGATAGCGCCAAAGGTTATGTGGCGTGGGGCGGCCCGCCGCGCGACCCGGCCATTGACGGCACGGTGGTGCCGTGCGCGGCTGCCGGATCACTGATGTTCACGCCGGAGATCAGCTTGCCGGCGCTGCGGACGATGAAAGACAAGTTTGGCGAGCGCATCTATGGCCGCTATGGCTTCACAGACGCCTTCAACCCGAACAACGGTTGGGTGAACCCGGACGTCATCGGCATCGATGTGGGGATCACCTTGCTGAGCGCCGAGAACCTGCGCAGCCGCAATGTCTGGCGCTGGTTCATGCGCAACCCTGAGGTAGAACGCGCGATGAAGATAGTCGGACTCCAACCCTACAAGTGA